The following proteins come from a genomic window of Candidatus Bipolaricaulis sibiricus:
- a CDS encoding SSU ribosomal protein S9p (S16e): MARVYLKEGDGRITVNGRPAEEYFSAFAFGTDHLNRHLLSPFYATGTIGRYAVRARVDGGGPTGQLEAVRLGIARALVEMTPEFKKPLKDAGLLTRDSRAVERKKYGHRKARKKEQYSKR, from the coding sequence GTGGCCCGGGTGTACCTCAAGGAGGGCGATGGCCGGATCACCGTGAACGGTCGTCCTGCCGAGGAGTACTTCTCGGCGTTTGCGTTTGGGACCGATCACCTCAACCGTCATCTCCTGTCGCCGTTCTACGCCACGGGGACGATTGGACGGTACGCGGTGCGCGCTCGCGTGGACGGGGGAGGTCCCACGGGACAGCTGGAGGCGGTTCGACTCGGGATCGCCCGAGCCTTGGTCGAGATGACGCCCGAGTTCAAGAAACCCCTCAAGGACGCCGGACTCCTCACCCGCGACTCGCGCGCCGTCGAGCGCAAGAAGTACGGGCATCGCAAGGCACGGAAGAAGGAGCAGTACTCCAAGCGGTGA
- a CDS encoding Efflux ABC transporter, ATP-binding protein: protein MIHAEGLTRRFGPRTAVDRLTLDVPEGEILGLLGPNGAGKTTTVRMLACLLSPTSGRAHVAGYDIHEAAQRVRSSVGILTESPGFYKRLSLERNLRYFAELYGVPDPRSAVRRYLDRLGLWERRGDAVATLSKGLRQRLALARALVHEPKVLFLDEPTSGLDPESARDVRQFIGELASERRTVLLCTHNLPEAEELCARIAVLRTRLIALDRPEVLKQRLSGSRVTVGLANPRPEFASSLGLPCVRGVELGDGSLSVEVADPGRDIPAVVRRLVELGAEIRSVTRDERTLEDVYLELVGGADGAA from the coding sequence ATGATCCACGCCGAGGGGCTGACGCGGCGGTTTGGGCCACGCACTGCCGTGGACCGCCTGACCCTTGACGTCCCGGAGGGAGAGATCCTGGGCCTTCTCGGTCCCAACGGCGCCGGCAAGACGACCACGGTGCGCATGCTCGCCTGCCTGCTCTCCCCCACCAGCGGCCGGGCCCACGTGGCGGGGTACGACATCCACGAGGCGGCGCAGAGGGTCCGCAGCTCCGTGGGGATCCTCACCGAGTCGCCGGGGTTCTACAAGCGGCTGTCGCTCGAGCGAAACCTGCGCTACTTCGCCGAGCTGTACGGAGTGCCGGATCCCCGCAGTGCGGTGCGGCGTTATCTGGACCGGCTTGGGCTCTGGGAGCGCCGGGGTGACGCGGTTGCCACCCTCTCCAAGGGCCTTCGCCAGCGGTTGGCGCTCGCTCGAGCTCTCGTTCATGAGCCGAAGGTCCTGTTCCTCGATGAACCGACGTCCGGCCTCGATCCAGAGAGCGCGCGGGACGTCCGTCAGTTCATCGGGGAGTTGGCGAGCGAGCGGCGCACGGTGCTTCTGTGCACGCACAACCTCCCTGAGGCGGAGGAGCTCTGTGCACGGATTGCCGTCCTGCGAACGCGGCTCATCGCCCTGGACCGGCCCGAGGTGCTGAAGCAGCGTCTGTCGGGGTCGAGGGTGACGGTCGGACTGGCCAATCCCAGGCCGGAGTTCGCTTCCAGTCTTGGGTTGCCGTGTGTGAGAGGAGTGGAGCTCGGCGATGGGAGCCTATCGGTCGAGGTGGCGGACCCCGGGCGGGATATCCCGGCCGTGGTGCGGCGGCTTGTCGAGCTGGGGGCGGAGATCCGGTCGGTGACGCGGGACGAGCGGACGCTCGAAGATGTGTACCTGGAACTCGTGGGGGGCGCCGATGGGGCGGCTTAG
- a CDS encoding Maltodextrin ABC transporter, permease protein MdxF — MAGRGLVAHAVKLGILALLDAVAVWAAVSLLLRGDHLLLAVLAAGALLLNFVVLSRRAYPLRFLLPGLVFLFAMVVYPIGYTINVSLTNLQTGNLLTKNQVITQLENRYYLPPDHATFSYWAFRNPQGELRVILLADDGRSYLSERSALLPVDLADPRFVQGADGTVVAFDDFTRLSLAQIYQSLPALERLDLMLEGVHVRLATVREFGTYLRKYEYLRDVDAIRDLETGIVYTAREGYFTSPDGVRIEPGFQIYVGFRNYLDVLRNPGIRADFTRVFGWTVAWSFLTVFFSFWLGLVLAYLLNDPYVRGRFFYRSLLIIPYAMPAFISALVWAGLFNTDLGVINRIIGELFGTKVRWLQDPFWARTALIFINVWLTYPYMMIVSLGALQSIPKEMYEAARVDGATGWQRFWTITMPLLWVSVAPLLIGSFAFTFNNFTIIWLVTAGRPAVLGAATPAGATDILISWTYRLAFEGDRGNQLGLASAVSIIIFVIIATISAVNFRFTRALEDVSRGV; from the coding sequence ATGGCTGGGCGGGGGCTCGTTGCACACGCGGTCAAACTCGGGATCCTCGCCCTATTGGATGCGGTGGCCGTCTGGGCCGCTGTCTCGCTCCTCTTGCGCGGGGACCATCTTCTGCTCGCCGTCCTCGCCGCCGGAGCGCTCCTCCTCAACTTCGTGGTCCTGTCGCGGCGGGCGTACCCCCTGCGATTCCTCCTGCCGGGCCTTGTGTTCCTGTTCGCGATGGTGGTGTATCCGATCGGGTACACGATCAACGTGTCCCTCACCAACCTCCAGACGGGAAACCTCCTCACCAAGAACCAAGTCATCACCCAGCTAGAGAACCGCTACTACCTCCCGCCAGACCACGCAACGTTCTCCTATTGGGCATTTCGGAACCCTCAAGGTGAGCTCCGGGTGATCCTCCTCGCCGACGATGGACGGTCCTACCTGTCAGAGAGGAGCGCACTGCTCCCGGTAGACCTCGCCGACCCCCGCTTCGTCCAGGGAGCAGACGGGACGGTCGTCGCGTTCGACGACTTCACACGTCTCTCGTTGGCCCAGATCTACCAGTCGTTGCCCGCGCTCGAGCGGTTGGACCTCATGTTGGAGGGGGTCCACGTTCGCCTGGCCACAGTCCGCGAGTTCGGAACATACCTCCGAAAGTACGAGTACCTGCGGGACGTTGACGCGATACGTGACCTCGAGACGGGGATCGTGTACACGGCTCGTGAGGGGTACTTCACCTCGCCCGACGGTGTGCGGATCGAGCCAGGGTTCCAGATCTACGTCGGGTTCAGAAACTACCTCGATGTGCTGAGGAACCCGGGCATCCGCGCCGACTTCACCCGGGTGTTCGGCTGGACGGTGGCGTGGTCGTTCCTCACGGTGTTCTTCAGTTTCTGGCTCGGGCTGGTGCTCGCGTACCTCCTCAACGACCCCTACGTTCGTGGCCGGTTCTTCTACCGGTCGCTTCTCATCATCCCGTACGCGATGCCGGCGTTCATCTCCGCACTCGTGTGGGCCGGGCTGTTCAACACCGACCTCGGGGTGATCAACCGAATCATCGGCGAGCTGTTCGGCACGAAGGTGCGCTGGCTGCAGGACCCGTTCTGGGCGCGCACAGCCCTCATCTTCATCAACGTCTGGCTCACCTATCCGTACATGATGATCGTCTCGCTGGGTGCCCTCCAGAGCATCCCCAAGGAGATGTACGAAGCGGCGCGGGTGGATGGGGCAACGGGTTGGCAGAGGTTCTGGACGATCACCATGCCCTTGCTCTGGGTGAGCGTTGCCCCGCTTCTCATCGGATCGTTCGCGTTCACGTTCAACAACTTCACGATCATCTGGCTCGTCACGGCCGGTCGGCCGGCTGTGCTCGGCGCGGCGACGCCGGCCGGGGCGACGGACATCCTCATTTCCTGGACCTACCGCTTGGCGTTCGAGGGCGACCGCGGGAACCAACTCGGCCTTGCATCGGCCGTTTCGATCATCATCTTCGTCATCATCGCCACGATCAGCGCGGTGAACTTCCGGTTCACCCGAGCGCTGGAGGATGTGAGCCGCGGTGTATAG
- a CDS encoding N-Acetyl-D-glucosamine ABC transport system, permease protein 1, which translates to MRLPTLRKGRRFWWDTLEAYVYLLPTLAVLGLFTFYPFVNAFLYSVYDIRTRTVAGPVVYTTADSAEWATTLARGRIPEELASALLKRGVAPDDLWVRLRQVDRWVVKDEASGQEYIIVREGEDLRVHHATTGWAMEPVGWANFTRAFRDPDFAKALVNTSVYVGVSVPTTLILALLLATLLHRELRGKAFFRLTSFLPYITPIVAITMVWSWIYDRDFGLLNYFLRSVAGWFGVEFSLLNWLNDPRYVMAALVIMNVWRFVGYQALILLAGMQGIDREYYEAARVDGAGPFAVWRKITVPMVTPQVFFLLIISLIGSFKIFEEVLILLQGPGPQKSALTVVYYVFTRAFDAGHYGLASAASVILFAVIFVLSLFQLTVVQRRVHYER; encoded by the coding sequence ATGAGGCTGCCTACGCTGCGGAAGGGCCGACGGTTCTGGTGGGACACGCTGGAGGCCTACGTGTACCTCCTCCCCACCCTCGCAGTATTGGGGCTGTTCACGTTCTACCCGTTCGTGAACGCGTTCCTGTACAGCGTATACGACATCCGAACGCGGACGGTGGCGGGCCCGGTGGTGTACACCACAGCGGACAGTGCGGAGTGGGCAACCACCCTCGCCCGCGGCCGCATCCCGGAGGAGCTGGCGAGTGCCCTGCTCAAGCGTGGAGTGGCGCCCGACGATCTCTGGGTGCGTCTGCGCCAGGTCGATCGCTGGGTGGTCAAGGATGAGGCGTCAGGGCAGGAGTACATCATCGTCAGGGAAGGAGAGGATCTGCGGGTGCATCATGCCACCACCGGCTGGGCGATGGAACCCGTGGGCTGGGCCAATTTCACCCGCGCCTTCCGCGATCCGGACTTCGCCAAAGCGTTGGTCAACACCTCCGTGTACGTGGGAGTCAGCGTTCCCACTACCCTGATCCTCGCGCTACTCCTGGCCACGCTTCTCCACCGAGAGCTTCGGGGGAAAGCGTTCTTCCGGTTGACGAGCTTTCTTCCGTACATCACCCCCATCGTCGCCATTACCATGGTCTGGTCGTGGATCTACGATCGGGACTTCGGTCTCCTCAACTACTTCTTGCGCAGCGTGGCCGGGTGGTTTGGGGTGGAGTTCAGCCTTCTCAACTGGCTCAACGACCCCCGCTATGTGATGGCGGCGCTGGTCATCATGAACGTGTGGCGATTCGTGGGATATCAGGCCCTGATCCTACTCGCGGGGATGCAGGGGATCGACCGGGAGTACTACGAGGCAGCGCGGGTGGACGGAGCCGGTCCGTTTGCGGTGTGGCGTAAGATCACGGTCCCGATGGTTACCCCACAGGTGTTCTTCCTTCTCATCATCTCTCTCATCGGCTCGTTCAAGATCTTCGAGGAGGTCCTCATCCTCCTCCAGGGACCCGGCCCCCAGAAGTCGGCGTTGACCGTGGTCTACTACGTGTTCACCCGGGCGTTCGATGCTGGCCACTACGGACTCGCCTCCGCCGCATCGGTGATCCTGTTCGCCGTTATCTTTGTCCTGTCCTTGTTCCAGCTCACGGTGGTCCAGCGGCGAGTCCACTACGAACGGTAG
- a CDS encoding Neopullulanase translates to MEVRPPLCPPDWVRDAVFYQIFPDRFRNGDPACDPPGAQAWGDPPTHHSFFGGDLIGVRDALPYLRSLGINALYLTPIFTGSTNHKYDGEDYFRVDPAFGGDEAFRSLRSAVHEQGVRVVLDGVFNHCGVGHPFFRDVAERGRCSPYWKWFLIRGERPQAIPEPNYACWAGHAQLPEWNLDHPPVRDYLLAVVRHWLAQGIDGWRLDTVEYLPPDFVRDIYRVAKNANPRAYVLGETMGLATSWFRHRALDGVMHYKLREGLVRFLAEETWDAPRFALYARGLWASYPREANYACYTLLGSHDVPRFLTLCGGDARRVALGAAFLFAYPGAPAIYYGDEIGLEGGEDPDCRRTFPWDERVWNHRLQETFRTLARLRGQEPALRQGDVRWHYAERRALAFLRGLPEVEILFALNAGNEDSAVPVPPGGRWADPLTGERLSGRLPLAPLGFRYLKRRCR, encoded by the coding sequence GTGGAAGTGAGACCGCCCCTCTGTCCGCCGGATTGGGTCCGGGATGCTGTCTTCTACCAGATCTTCCCCGACCGATTTCGGAATGGGGATCCGGCCTGTGATCCCCCGGGGGCGCAGGCGTGGGGGGACCCGCCCACCCACCACTCGTTCTTCGGAGGCGATCTGATCGGTGTTCGCGACGCCCTCCCCTACCTCCGGAGCCTGGGGATCAACGCCCTGTACCTCACGCCGATCTTCACCGGATCGACGAACCACAAGTACGATGGCGAGGACTACTTTCGGGTGGACCCTGCCTTTGGCGGTGACGAGGCGTTCCGGTCGCTCCGCTCTGCAGTGCACGAGCAGGGGGTGCGGGTCGTCCTCGACGGTGTGTTCAACCACTGTGGAGTCGGTCACCCGTTCTTCCGGGACGTCGCGGAGCGGGGAAGGTGCTCGCCCTACTGGAAGTGGTTCCTGATTCGCGGAGAGCGGCCTCAGGCCATCCCGGAGCCCAACTACGCGTGTTGGGCTGGACACGCGCAGCTTCCGGAGTGGAACCTTGACCATCCCCCGGTGCGGGATTACCTGCTGGCGGTTGTCCGTCACTGGCTCGCTCAGGGCATCGACGGCTGGCGGCTGGACACGGTGGAGTACCTTCCCCCCGATTTCGTTCGCGACATCTACCGGGTTGCCAAGAACGCGAACCCGCGGGCGTATGTCCTCGGTGAGACGATGGGGCTGGCCACCTCGTGGTTCCGCCACCGCGCTCTGGATGGCGTGATGCACTACAAGCTTCGGGAAGGCCTGGTCAGGTTTCTCGCTGAAGAGACGTGGGATGCCCCTCGGTTCGCCCTGTACGCCCGCGGCCTCTGGGCGAGCTACCCCCGCGAGGCGAACTACGCCTGCTACACGCTGCTGGGGAGCCATGATGTCCCGCGTTTCCTTACCCTTTGTGGCGGCGACGCGCGGCGGGTGGCTCTGGGGGCAGCGTTCCTGTTCGCCTACCCTGGTGCTCCCGCCATCTACTACGGGGATGAAATCGGGCTCGAGGGGGGGGAGGACCCCGACTGCCGGCGGACCTTCCCGTGGGACGAACGAGTCTGGAACCACCGCCTCCAGGAGACGTTCCGCACACTGGCCCGGCTGCGAGGGCAGGAGCCGGCCCTCCGACAGGGCGACGTGCGGTGGCACTACGCAGAACGGAGAGCTCTGGCCTTCTTGCGCGGACTCCCGGAGGTCGAGATCCTGTTCGCTCTCAACGCCGGCAATGAGGATTCCGCCGTGCCCGTTCCCCCAGGAGGCCGCTGGGCGGACCCTCTCACGGGGGAACGCCTGTCGGGACGTCTTCCGCTGGCGCCGCTCGGATTTCGTTACCTGAAACGACGCTGCAGGTAG
- a CDS encoding Maltodextrin ABC transporter, permease protein MdxG — MYSRPSVVGLVIRYSLIGLALLYALFPVLWILSASFNPTNNLLEQRLFPANPTLEHYRRLFTDPTVPFPRWILNTLQVSGITSLITVFLCALGAYAFSRFRFRGRRAGLLGLLLVQMFPQMLAMVAIYLLLIKIKEFIPWLGYNTHPGLIMVYLGGAMGFNTWFMKGYFDTIPRSVEESALVDGATPFQAFLRIVLPLARPILAVVLIIQFITTYSEYVLASILLKGTDMYTLSVGLRFFIQQAYDRRWGAFSAAAILGALLILAIFLPLQKLIISGLTGGAVKE; from the coding sequence GTGTATAGCCGACCGAGCGTCGTGGGCCTCGTCATCCGCTACAGCCTGATCGGGCTGGCGCTCCTGTACGCCCTGTTCCCCGTCCTGTGGATCCTGTCCGCATCGTTCAACCCGACGAACAACCTTCTCGAACAACGGCTGTTCCCGGCCAATCCCACCCTTGAGCACTACCGTCGGCTGTTCACCGACCCCACCGTCCCGTTCCCGCGGTGGATCTTGAACACACTCCAGGTTTCGGGAATCACGTCGCTGATCACGGTGTTCCTGTGCGCGCTTGGGGCGTACGCGTTCTCGCGGTTCCGGTTCCGCGGCCGGCGGGCGGGGCTTCTTGGGCTACTCCTCGTTCAGATGTTCCCCCAGATGCTGGCGATGGTCGCGATCTACCTCCTGCTCATTAAGATCAAGGAGTTCATCCCCTGGCTTGGGTACAACACCCACCCCGGGTTGATCATGGTCTATCTCGGGGGGGCGATGGGGTTCAACACCTGGTTCATGAAGGGCTACTTCGACACGATCCCTCGGTCCGTGGAGGAATCGGCGCTCGTGGACGGGGCGACACCGTTCCAGGCGTTCCTGCGGATCGTGCTCCCGCTCGCCCGACCGATCCTCGCCGTGGTGCTCATCATCCAGTTCATCACCACCTACTCGGAGTACGTCCTCGCGAGCATCCTTCTCAAGGGGACAGACATGTACACCTTGTCTGTGGGGCTGCGGTTCTTCATCCAGCAGGCCTACGACCGCCGGTGGGGCGCGTTCTCGGCGGCGGCGATCCTGGGTGCGCTCCTCATCCTCGCGATCTTCCTTCCGCTCCAGAAGCTCATCATCTCCGGGCTCACCGGCGGCGCGGTGAAGGAGTAG
- a CDS encoding Maltodextrin ABC transporter, substrate-binding protein MdxE: protein MKRVLTFALALVLGTVAFAQVPKLVIWADDTRTPVLRDLAVEYKAITGVEIEVVEIAFDQIRGQFITAAPTGQGPDIIVGAHDWVGELAANGLLEPVSFGPKLAEFSVSSIQAFSYGGKNYGVPQGAENIAIIYNKKLVPEMPKTWDELLAFARQITDPTKPMYAIVFQNGPDPYHWFPMLSACGGYIFGTDANGALNPCDVGLANEGALRGAQLFADMIDEGLLPAGVSWDTMRALFFGGNAAMVISGPWLVADTKAAGIDYGIAMIPSIQCADGSYGVPKPFIGVQGFMVSSFSRNKVLAFDFLLNYIATKDTMLALYHRNPRPPAHLPTFELVKSDPDIAAFGLQGQNGIPMPNIPEMASVWGAWADAQSLIANGQATPEQALQEAVQKIKAALKCP from the coding sequence ATGAAGAGAGTTCTCACGTTTGCGTTGGCGCTGGTCCTGGGTACGGTGGCGTTCGCCCAGGTTCCAAAACTGGTGATCTGGGCCGATGACACGCGAACCCCGGTGCTGCGAGACCTAGCTGTCGAGTACAAGGCGATCACCGGCGTCGAGATAGAGGTTGTGGAGATCGCGTTCGATCAGATCCGGGGCCAGTTCATCACTGCTGCTCCAACGGGCCAAGGGCCGGACATCATCGTCGGCGCGCACGATTGGGTGGGTGAGCTGGCTGCGAACGGGCTGCTGGAACCCGTGAGCTTCGGGCCGAAGCTCGCCGAGTTCAGCGTGTCATCAATACAGGCGTTCTCCTATGGCGGGAAGAACTACGGTGTCCCGCAGGGGGCAGAGAACATCGCCATCATCTACAACAAGAAGCTTGTGCCGGAGATGCCGAAGACGTGGGATGAGCTCCTCGCGTTCGCGCGCCAGATCACGGATCCAACGAAGCCGATGTACGCGATCGTCTTCCAGAATGGTCCAGACCCCTATCACTGGTTCCCTATGCTCTCGGCGTGTGGCGGATACATCTTCGGGACGGATGCCAACGGTGCTCTCAACCCATGTGATGTGGGCCTCGCCAACGAGGGGGCCCTCCGCGGAGCGCAGCTGTTCGCAGACATGATCGACGAGGGCCTCCTTCCCGCAGGCGTCTCGTGGGACACGATGCGGGCGCTGTTCTTCGGCGGAAACGCAGCAATGGTCATCTCCGGCCCATGGCTCGTTGCCGATACCAAGGCCGCAGGGATCGACTACGGTATCGCGATGATCCCGTCGATTCAGTGTGCCGATGGTTCCTATGGCGTTCCGAAGCCGTTTATCGGCGTTCAGGGGTTCATGGTGAGCTCGTTCAGCCGGAACAAGGTCCTCGCGTTTGATTTCCTCCTCAACTACATCGCGACCAAGGACACGATGCTTGCGCTGTACCACCGGAACCCGCGGCCGCCGGCCCACCTACCAACGTTCGAGCTTGTGAAGAGCGATCCCGACATCGCTGCGTTCGGTCTCCAGGGGCAGAACGGCATCCCGATGCCCAACATCCCGGAGATGGCGTCGGTGTGGGGCGCGTGGGCCGATGCCCAGAGCCTAATCGCCAACGGTCAGGCAACGCCTGAACAGGCATTGCAGGAAGCGGTTCAGAAGATCAAGGCCGCCCTGAAGTGCCCGTAG
- a CDS encoding PHP domain-containing protein codes for MGTVRWADLHLHTRWSDGTLDLEGVAKRAAAVGLSAIAITDHDRIGPELRESVTFVHGVEVICGVEVKADVGGQRGEILGYFLAPGHPALGDLFRWMADARQRRMEAMVHRCEEIIGEEISFAEVAAGAAGSVGRPHLAAVLVGRGIARDYADAFQRYLASGAPCYVPLPRATSRDVIAAIRAAGGVAALAHPCFLSSDDWEALLTALVGEGLAGVEVHYPYEVTRQPLRADPAHVEAVVRRLGLIPTGGSDDHGPGSVKDAIGAVRIPYAVVERLRALSSVR; via the coding sequence GTGGGCACCGTGAGATGGGCTGACCTCCACCTCCACACACGGTGGTCCGACGGTACGCTGGATCTGGAAGGGGTGGCGAAGCGTGCGGCGGCGGTGGGTCTCTCGGCCATCGCGATCACCGACCACGATAGGATCGGGCCTGAGCTTCGCGAGTCCGTGACCTTCGTGCATGGGGTTGAGGTCATCTGTGGGGTCGAGGTGAAGGCGGATGTGGGGGGGCAACGGGGAGAGATCCTCGGGTACTTTCTGGCACCGGGCCACCCCGCGCTAGGGGACCTGTTCCGGTGGATGGCCGACGCACGCCAGCGGCGAATGGAGGCCATGGTCCACCGCTGTGAGGAGATCATCGGTGAAGAGATCTCGTTCGCCGAGGTGGCGGCTGGTGCCGCCGGGTCTGTCGGCCGGCCGCACCTGGCAGCCGTCCTGGTCGGACGCGGCATCGCTCGGGACTACGCGGATGCGTTTCAGCGATATCTCGCCTCTGGGGCACCGTGCTATGTCCCCCTCCCCCGGGCGACCAGCCGGGACGTCATCGCGGCGATACGGGCCGCGGGTGGGGTGGCAGCGCTTGCCCACCCGTGCTTTCTGTCATCGGATGACTGGGAAGCGCTCTTGACCGCACTCGTTGGAGAGGGGTTGGCCGGAGTGGAGGTCCACTACCCATACGAGGTCACGCGGCAACCGCTGCGGGCCGACCCAGCGCACGTGGAGGCCGTTGTTCGGCGATTGGGGCTCATCCCCACTGGTGGGTCTGACGACCACGGACCGGGATCGGTGAAGGACGCGATCGGAGCGGTGCGGATTCCCTACGCAGTCGTGGAGAGGCTGCGCGCCTTGTCGTCCGTCAGGTAG
- a CDS encoding 50S ribosomal protein L31 has translation MKQGIHPQIHQTVIRCSCGAEFETVSTKKDLRVDVCSQCHPFFTGETRLVDAEGRVERFARKYGNWQETPKKPPEEKKPARRTTKKRA, from the coding sequence ATGAAACAGGGCATTCATCCCCAGATCCACCAGACAGTCATCCGCTGCAGCTGCGGGGCGGAGTTCGAGACGGTGTCCACAAAGAAGGATCTCCGCGTGGACGTCTGCTCCCAGTGTCATCCGTTCTTCACGGGCGAGACACGCCTCGTTGACGCAGAGGGCCGTGTGGAGCGGTTCGCCCGCAAGTACGGCAACTGGCAGGAGACACCGAAGAAGCCACCGGAGGAGAAGAAGCCCGCGCGCAGAACAACGAAGAAGCGCGCCTGA
- a CDS encoding K(+)-stimulated pyrophosphate-energized sodium pump — protein MGWMLGAAALVSLAALAWSAYGTYSVARRPVGNERMKEIQKYIRDGAWAFMIAEAKVMVVTMVVVAAVLWAVFYWEVALAFLIGSALAMFAGFIGMNAATLANARTTHAAQRSIKDALTVAFSGGSVMGMAVAGLAVGGLVLVILLFRREFDPAVLYIHTKSLFGIQGAELNFIKGALIVSAYSAGASLVALFDRVGGGIYTKAADMAADLVGKVELKIPEDDPRNPATIADNVGDNVGDVGGLGADLLESFIGAVISSIVIALYVYVGRFNPDIQNLMAKFGLGENITQDFWWFALLPILFVAGGIVACLIAIAYIRFSRREKNMQGILMNGTRLGALLTAGFAALTTWLSPFNWIPFYAAIMGIASGIGIGFVSEYYTSSRYKPTQGLAKAYQSGPAIGVTEGMAVGMLSALWPCLIIAVSTVLAYQMGGLLAVAYAALGMLSFVGMTVSVDSYGPIADNASGIATMAKLDPTVREKTDQLDSIGNTTAAIGKGFAIGSAAFAALGLIVAYLWSAAGRADEVHVPNIPIINPEVGGLVVAGLIVGAMVTYVFSALLIRSVSRTADVMVQEIRRQFRENPKILSGEAMPDYKRCITITAHGGVRRMVLPSLLALGMPLFVGLLFGRYTLAGFLVGALLSAIMLAIYCGNAGGAMDNAKKYVEEGHFGGKGSEAHAAGVVADTVGDPLKDTVGPSLDILIKLMSVISLLFASLFPVIPFFMR, from the coding sequence ATGGGTTGGATGTTGGGGGCCGCAGCCCTCGTGTCACTCGCCGCACTCGCTTGGTCAGCGTATGGAACGTACTCGGTGGCGCGCCGCCCCGTGGGGAACGAGCGGATGAAGGAGATCCAGAAGTACATCCGCGATGGTGCGTGGGCGTTCATGATCGCCGAGGCGAAGGTGATGGTCGTCACCATGGTCGTGGTCGCCGCCGTGTTGTGGGCGGTGTTCTACTGGGAAGTGGCGCTCGCTTTCCTGATCGGTTCGGCCTTGGCGATGTTCGCCGGGTTCATCGGGATGAACGCTGCGACGCTCGCCAATGCCCGGACGACCCACGCGGCACAGCGCTCGATCAAGGACGCGCTGACGGTTGCGTTCTCTGGGGGATCGGTGATGGGAATGGCCGTCGCCGGGCTGGCGGTGGGCGGATTGGTGTTGGTCATCCTCCTTTTCCGTCGCGAGTTTGATCCGGCGGTCCTCTACATCCACACGAAGAGCCTGTTCGGGATCCAGGGTGCGGAGCTGAACTTCATCAAGGGGGCGCTCATCGTCTCCGCCTATTCCGCTGGGGCGTCGCTCGTGGCGTTGTTTGACCGCGTGGGTGGCGGCATCTACACCAAGGCCGCGGACATGGCGGCCGACCTCGTGGGGAAGGTTGAGCTGAAGATTCCCGAGGACGACCCGCGCAACCCAGCGACGATCGCCGACAACGTCGGGGACAACGTGGGCGATGTGGGCGGTCTTGGTGCGGACCTTCTCGAGTCCTTCATCGGGGCTGTCATCTCTTCGATTGTGATCGCCCTCTACGTGTACGTCGGGCGGTTCAACCCCGACATCCAGAACCTCATGGCGAAGTTCGGCCTGGGGGAGAACATCACCCAAGACTTCTGGTGGTTCGCGTTGCTCCCCATTCTGTTCGTCGCCGGCGGGATCGTGGCCTGCCTGATTGCCATCGCCTACATACGGTTCTCCCGTCGAGAGAAGAACATGCAGGGGATTCTCATGAACGGGACGCGGCTCGGGGCCTTGCTGACTGCCGGGTTCGCTGCGCTCACGACCTGGCTCTCCCCCTTCAACTGGATTCCGTTCTACGCCGCCATCATGGGGATTGCCAGCGGAATCGGCATCGGTTTCGTGTCCGAGTACTACACCTCGAGCCGCTACAAGCCGACCCAGGGGTTGGCCAAGGCCTACCAGTCGGGGCCTGCGATCGGTGTCACCGAGGGGATGGCAGTGGGCATGTTGTCCGCGCTGTGGCCGTGCCTCATCATCGCTGTGTCGACCGTTCTTGCCTACCAGATGGGTGGACTGCTGGCGGTGGCCTACGCTGCGCTAGGGATGCTTTCGTTCGTGGGGATGACCGTGTCGGTGGACTCGTACGGCCCGATCGCCGACAACGCCTCGGGGATCGCGACGATGGCCAAGCTCGACCCTACGGTGCGGGAGAAGACCGACCAGCTCGATTCCATTGGCAACACGACCGCTGCGATTGGCAAGGGGTTTGCCATCGGTTCGGCGGCGTTCGCGGCTCTGGGCCTGATCGTTGCCTACCTCTGGTCAGCTGCGGGACGTGCCGATGAGGTACACGTGCCGAACATTCCCATCATCAACCCTGAGGTGGGCGGGCTTGTCGTGGCAGGGCTGATCGTGGGGGCGATGGTTACCTACGTGTTCTCCGCTCTCCTCATCCGATCCGTCTCGCGCACCGCCGACGTCATGGTTCAGGAGATCCGCCGCCAGTTCCGGGAGAACCCGAAGATCCTGTCCGGCGAGGCGATGCCCGACTACAAACGCTGCATCACGATCACGGCCCACGGCGGGGTGCGGCGGATGGTCCTTCCCTCTCTCCTCGCCTTGGGGATGCCGCTGTTCGTGGGGTTGCTCTTTGGCCGGTACACCCTCGCCGGGTTCCTCGTGGGGGCGCTCCTGTCGGCGATCATGCTCGCCATCTACTGCGGGAACGCCGGAGGGGCGATGGACAACGCGAAGAAGTACGTTGAAGAAGGCCACTTCGGAGGCAAGGGTTCCGAAGCCCACGCCGCCGGGGTAGTGGCCGACACCGTGGGGGACCCGCTCAAGGACACGGTCGGACCAAGCTTGGACATCTTGATCAAGCTGATGAGCGTGATCTCGCTCCTGTTCGCCTCCTTGTTCCCGGTGATCCCGTTCTTCATGCGGTAA